Within Populus trichocarpa isolate Nisqually-1 chromosome 6, P.trichocarpa_v4.1, whole genome shotgun sequence, the genomic segment TCGAGATTTATTCACATTTTTAGTTTCAGTCAGGGGTTCTATGTGAGACAATACAAGGGTGGGGTGGTTTTGTTACAGATCATTTACCGGCTAAGCCTTAATGTAATGTAGTGGGCTGAGAAAGTTCAGACAACTTCGCTTCACGAACTGGTTAGATCACCACAACATCATTAAATATCTGTTGTGTTTTCAGGTGTCGCGTGTGCAGCCAGATTCTTCCTGCGTTTTGCCAGCTGAGTAACAACTTCCCGAAGCTTTCTTTCGTATATGCGGATATTGATGAATGCCCGGAAACAACTCAGCATATTCGCTACACACCTACGTTTCATTTTTACCGCGACGGGGAAAGGGTAGATGAGATGTTTGGTGCCGGAGAAGAGCGCTTGCACGATCGCTTGTGGTTGCATTCGTGAAATATGTTGTAAGATTGTTTATTATCAACCATGCGGTCGAGAAACAATCTGATGTGCGCTGTATTTCTCGCTTTTTCTGTTTAGTATACTCGTTTCAAGCATTATAGACTTGTATGTGATGATTGAAATTAAAGACTCGTCTTCGTAAATAAATAGATGGATAAAATAAAGCAATTTTTTGTAAATGGAAACAAATAATAGCTTCAGAATTGATCAAACCAGATAAATGACACGTTGGAAAGTACAAAAAAATGTaatgaaaattgatgaatacGGTTAACGTCTATTCCTTAATAAAGGAAtaactagaaaaagaaaagaaaagaaaaactcctGAATCCCTTCTCACTTGAACCCTTGGAACATGTTCATCTCAGAATCACTTGCATGTGCTGAAGCTTCTTTATTATACCCCCCATGAGCAGAATGATGGCTACGATGATAACCACTTCCAGGAAATGTATCAAGCCAATCCCAAAGACTTAGGCATTGGGCTTGAGAAGCTTGACAGTCTCCCATGTGAAATCTGGGTCATCACGTCCAAAATGGCCATAAGCAGCAGTCTTCTGGTACCTGGAATTGCCTCCTCTCATCAAGTCGAGGTTGATAGCAATCATTCCAGGCCTGAAGTCGAAATTCTCCTTGATCAATTCCAAGATATCCCTGTCTGGAATCTTGCCAGTCTTGTAAGTGTCCACAAAAACTGACAATGGTTCTGGCACACCAATTGCGTAAGAGACCTGCACAATACAGCGCCGAGCAAGACCAGAGGCCACCACACTCTTGGCAGCCTGCCTAACAATGTATGCACCACTTCTGTCCACCTTTGTGGGGTCCTTGCCTGAGAAAGCGCCTCCACCATGAGCACCCCATCCACCATAAGTGTCAATGATAATCTTACGGCCAGTGAGTCCTGCATCTCCATGAGGCCCACCAATAACAAACCGACCAGAAGGGTTGAGGTGGAAGATGGTCTTGTCATCAAGATATTGAACTGGGATAACAGGCTTAATCACATGCTCTTTCAGGTCCGCTGCAATCTGCTCATTAGTGACATTCTCATCATGTTGTGTTGAGATAAGAATCGTGTGAACCCGGATAGGCACCATGGCTCCACCTTCATTCTTGTACTCAACAGTAACCTGGGTCTTCCCATCAGGCCTTAACCATGGGCATGTCTTGTTCTTTCTCACCTCAGTTAGCTTGGCACCAAGCTTGGTGGCGAGGACGTGAGTTAATGGCATGAGCTCAGGTGTTTCATCAGTAGCATAGCCAAACATATGGCCTTGGTCACCAGCACCAATTTCCTCAGGCTTCTTGGTGAGGTGTCCATGAACTCCTTGGGCTATGTCAGGACTCTGCTGTTCAATGTTGACAAGGACCTTGCAGTTGTCAGCATCGAGGCCAACGTCAGCTGATGTGAAGCCAATGCCTCTGCAAGTATCCCGGACAATTTTCTCGTAGTCCACGTTAGCCTTGGTTGTGATCTCACCAAAGACCATGACCATGTTAGTCTTTGAGCAGGTCTCACAGGCAACCTTGCTCTCAGGATCTTGCGCAAGGCAGGCATCAAGGATGGCATCCGAGACCTGGTCACAAAGCTTGTCTGGGTGGCCTTCATTTACAGACTCAGAGGTGAATAGGAAGGTATCCATGTTAAAACTGGACCTGAtgatcatttataaaaaaatgaaatcaggACTTAtttgagaaatgaaaaaaaaaaaaaaaaacatagatccATTAACCAATCAATCATTCTTTGATTCGCCCATTTCCAACCAACATATACCATCACTAGTAGATGGCTTTGTATTCTGTTTGTATTTTCAAGATTTCGGTAACATAGAAAAATGTTTCTATTTTCATCCAGAATACCAATGTTGTCGCTTTTAATCTCTCTATATATCAATCCaataacacaaacaaaacaaaacatgaacaGCACCAATCAATCTAAATCCtaaaattgaaatgaacaaaacaaataaattaaggagACTCACCTGTGATTGTATGTGCAGATCTCAAATGCGAGAGCGAGAGCGAGCGAGCGAGAGACTTATTTGAGATAAGTATGCCTATATATAAGAGATAGAGAAGCGTGGTGTCGTTTGACTCGCTCTCTTGACTCTTCCTCACCTCTTTTCTCTTCGATTGTTTCCCTTTCCCCGCCCTTTTcgctttcctttctttctatttatcgCCTACTTGGTTTTATTCCGCTGTATTTTCATCCACATTCGTCACCCCATCCCATACCATTCAATATGTGGGACCATGTAGGCAGCGGCCTGGATCATCGTccgttttttttatgatgaaagcCTGAGATATGGTGGTCCACTGGTGTTCGGTGGGTAGGGCCCACTCCCACCTAATTAGAAAGAAAGTGGAGCCCCACTTCACCCAGATCCGATCTTGACAGCGCCTTGCCGCGCGTTATAAGGCCGTCATCACATGGGTAGGTGGTCCCATCTTACCTATCATGTCACCTGGCTCCACCTACTTTCCTTTGCTTTCTGTAATTAAAGTGGTTTCTTAATCCTATATTTACATACATTagatattagataaaaaaaaaaaaaaaactaaaagttttttttagatattaaatatatcctcaaagttttttttaaaacgataagagagttttattttttgataactcTCGAAGtgatattcctttttttttttttttttccctcttagaCTAACACCTAAAAGAGGCAACTTGAGAactgaaaaatgcaaaaatcaAGGACTGGAAAGAAATACGTCCATTCCAAATCTGATCTACTCGAGGTTTCTAATATCTCgctagttaaaataatttacaaatgcATATTCAGTAGCCCATTCCTTCTCCAAATCTTGCTATGTCCCTCTAGCTAGAACAAACCTGCAGGCATGTGGCACCCCAGGAGTGCATCAACGCTTCGACTTCATCCCTATGCATAGCATAGCAAGTCTCAGGTTTCTTCTTGCTGCTAGCCAGGTTCTTGCAAGCAATGGATTTTGGCTTTATCTTGATGAACATGGAATTATAAATACTGCACAGAAGCTAAGACCCTTTCTTCGCAGCTCAAATGCTCACCATCTAAACGGATATTTCAACCACCCAATCTATCATGTCATGTCTGTACTGAAAAGGAGACTGGTTAAAAGAATGCATATGATGTTTAAGGCAATAGAAGAACAATAAATGCCCAATATAAACGCAGAGAGTAACCGCTCATGGTAGTAAAcagaaggaaaaaggaaatcACACCTCGCACTGGAAACTATCGCGATTTCCTTTTTTAACAACTTAAGAGGCTCGAACTTGGACTTTTTGAAGGGAGATGGACAAGGTGCAAGTTGAGTTAAGGGATCGAAGGCAACACTAGCATGGTTTTGGAACAAGATTAACTACAACCGGGTTGGATCTTGGCCAACGATGCTTGGATCTTATCATTAAAGGTCCAAGACTGGGTTGTAATCTGATAAACAAGGGTAGAGAACAGATGCTCACCACGCCCAAATTGGTTTATGATTTGATACTCAAGAAAATGTCAAATGTAACTAGTCTATTTACCTCAAGCAGAGAAAGATTGCTAGAGTATCCTTCCACCCAGAATGCCCAAATACAATATCATCTGTTGACTCGGAGAACATTGTTACAAATTCCACCCTTGGTAACCGATTCCATCTGAGGATCAACCCTCCAATGGCCATCAACAATGAATTTTATCTGCTCAAGCATTATAAATTGTTCAGATAATTATTACAGATTAAATCTTGCATATAACACTTTTCTGATAGAATTTGATTGACAGATCAAGTTCATgttatctaaaatttaaattgaagttcTAATAATTTTTAGTCTCCTATATAGCAGAACATCTTTCCCAAATGTGATGGCGTCAACATTGAAAGGGAATATTGGAGTATTCATTTGATACATGATTCTGCTGGAAGCAAATACATGAGCTATTCCTGGTATCAAAGTTGCCTATCTTTTGAATGTAAAAATGAGGTAATAGCATATATAAGGAGTTCACACCTCATATACCCCAGGATAAAGCCACAGCATTGCTGACCAGAGTCTGGATTTCCTGGGAAAACATGCATCATAGTGAGCTCTTGATTCCCTCGCagttaaaacaaaatacagaCTATACAACCTCTCCAGATGTCAGCATAAGAAACATTTCAATATGGCAATTACAGAACATATGGCAAGCAATTGGAATAATAGCTTCATAGATTGGCAGGGGAGGAAAAAACCCCTTGACTGAACCCTATCTGAAAAGACAGGAACCTGATAATTTTCCAGAGTATTCAAGTTCATATATCCACCTTTCCAAGTTACACTCTCTAATTAGACTTTTTCCTCTTTGTTGGCGAAGTAAAAGctcatattttatcaaattcatGCACTAAATAATGTCTACAAACTCCATGAATGCCAACATTATTCAACAATGGTCTAAAGAGCCAACGTTATGCCAAATGAATATATTGGGACTCAATTTGAAAAGGAATTATCTTGAA encodes:
- the LOC18100143 gene encoding thioredoxin-like 3-3, producing the protein MEDNTKKGLDGTGLELPVNLHGNLKSASSDQSHLQILHDIKSSNTPAVINYGASWCRVCSQILPAFCQLSNNFPKLSFVYADIDECPETTQHIRYTPTFHFYRDGERVDEMFGAGEERLHDRLWLHS
- the LOC18100144 gene encoding S-adenosylmethionine synthase 4, whose amino-acid sequence is MDTFLFTSESVNEGHPDKLCDQVSDAILDACLAQDPESKVACETCSKTNMVMVFGEITTKANVDYEKIVRDTCRGIGFTSADVGLDADNCKVLVNIEQQSPDIAQGVHGHLTKKPEEIGAGDQGHMFGYATDETPELMPLTHVLATKLGAKLTEVRKNKTCPWLRPDGKTQVTVEYKNEGGAMVPIRVHTILISTQHDENVTNEQIAADLKEHVIKPVIPVQYLDDKTIFHLNPSGRFVIGGPHGDAGLTGRKIIIDTYGGWGAHGGGAFSGKDPTKVDRSGAYIVRQAAKSVVASGLARRCIVQVSYAIGVPEPLSVFVDTYKTGKIPDRDILELIKENFDFRPGMIAINLDLMRGGNSRYQKTAAYGHFGRDDPDFTWETVKLLKPNA